In Candidatus Cloacimonadaceae bacterium, the following proteins share a genomic window:
- the ispH gene encoding 4-hydroxy-3-methylbut-2-enyl diphosphate reductase, which yields MIVRLAEHSGFCFGVRRAIQMALDARAKGLRVCTIGELIHNPQIVLELAEKGIRSCGDASGIHDSTVIVRSHGITKQEMEILRKNGNSIIDATCPYVKRTQELVQEMSALSYPVMILGDADHPEVIGMLSYGDEKTRVVKAENKIDTVFRQKLCLVSQTTQKLSNLQELVARLLPTTQELRVFNTICLATSQRQEAVLKLAKASDLMIIVGGRNSSNTRMLHRLCSDICPSIHVETEAELNEQNTTGFHRIGISAGASTPAQTIVNVFNIIKKINGEPADAETRIEDIPLFKEESC from the coding sequence ATGATAGTGCGCTTGGCTGAGCACTCAGGTTTTTGTTTCGGCGTACGCCGAGCTATTCAAATGGCTTTGGATGCCCGTGCCAAGGGACTCCGGGTCTGCACTATCGGAGAATTGATCCACAATCCCCAAATCGTTTTGGAACTGGCTGAAAAGGGTATCCGAAGTTGCGGGGATGCATCCGGCATCCACGACAGCACCGTGATCGTTCGTTCCCATGGCATCACCAAACAGGAAATGGAGATACTACGCAAAAATGGCAATTCCATCATCGATGCCACCTGTCCTTACGTCAAACGTACCCAGGAACTGGTGCAAGAGATGTCTGCGCTTTCCTATCCGGTGATGATCCTTGGCGATGCCGATCATCCTGAAGTAATCGGCATGCTTTCCTATGGAGACGAAAAAACCAGGGTGGTCAAAGCCGAAAATAAAATCGATACCGTTTTTCGCCAAAAACTTTGCCTTGTTTCCCAGACCACACAAAAGCTTTCCAACCTTCAAGAACTGGTGGCGAGGCTTCTGCCAACCACGCAGGAACTGAGGGTTTTCAACACAATCTGCCTCGCAACGTCCCAACGGCAGGAAGCCGTTTTGAAACTTGCCAAGGCATCAGACCTGATGATTATCGTCGGCGGACGCAACAGCTCGAACACACGGATGTTGCATCGGCTTTGCAGCGACATCTGTCCTTCGATCCATGTGGAGACGGAGGCTGAATTGAACGAGCAAAACACAACAGGTTTTCATAGAATTGGGATCAGCGCCGGAGCCTCGACGCCCGCGCAAACAATAGTCAACGTTTTCAATATTATCAAAAAAATCAATGGGGAACCTGCGGACGCGGAGACGCGGATCGAAGACATTCCCTTGTTTAAGGAGGAATCATGCTAA
- the cmk gene encoding (d)CMP kinase: protein MKKRLIIAIDGPAASGKSTTARLLAQKLGYVYLDTGAMYRACALKAERLGIDLSQKDEIAAMLDALDIEVVLSGHQNTVFLDREDVNEAIRTHEISRLASDISAIPAVRYKMVELQRRIANNGGVVLDGRDIGSFVFPDAEIKFFMVAPPEVRALRRFKELQAKGIETDLDTVLKELNKRDLNDSSRALAPLVRTSDAIEIDTGCLTIEEQVEALYEHVLERLGV from the coding sequence ATGAAGAAAAGACTCATCATCGCGATCGACGGACCCGCCGCTTCGGGAAAAAGCACGACTGCCAGACTGCTCGCACAGAAACTTGGCTACGTCTATCTCGATACCGGTGCGATGTATCGCGCCTGCGCTTTGAAAGCTGAAAGACTCGGCATCGATCTGTCTCAAAAAGATGAGATCGCCGCCATGCTGGACGCGCTTGATATCGAAGTCGTGCTTTCCGGGCATCAAAATACCGTTTTTCTGGATCGTGAGGACGTCAACGAAGCCATCCGCACTCATGAAATATCCCGCCTCGCGTCAGATATATCCGCTATTCCCGCAGTACGTTACAAGATGGTGGAGCTCCAACGCCGCATCGCCAATAATGGCGGAGTGGTATTGGACGGAAGGGACATCGGCAGCTTCGTATTTCCAGACGCGGAGATCAAGTTTTTCATGGTCGCCCCGCCTGAAGTTCGCGCTCTCAGACGATTCAAAGAGCTTCAAGCAAAGGGTATTGAGACTGATTTAGATACAGTATTGAAAGAATTGAACAAGAGAGATCTGAACGACAGCAGCCGCGCTTTGGCACCGTTGGTTCGCACCTCAGACGCCATCGAAATCGATACAGGTTGTCTAACGATTGAAGAGCAGGTCGAAGCGCTCTATGAGCATGTTTTGGAGAGATTGGGAGTATGA
- a CDS encoding Gfo/Idh/MocA family oxidoreductase: MKKVRFGLIGCGRISKNHFDAVSQIPEAEFVAVADIIEEKAKSAAEQYSIPSFYTDYHEMLAKEKLDAVSICTPSGMHPQMGIDVANRKINVITEKPMAINIEGADKIIQACDANKVQLFVVKQNRLNSTLQLLKRAVEKDRFGRIYLAQSNVFWQRPQAYYDQEKWRGTWEFDGGAFMNQASHYVDAIYWLLGNVDSVMAYTATMARRIEAEDTGCAILHFRSGIVATLNVTMLTYPKNFEGSITIIGEKGTVKVGGMAVNKIEKWEFEEYDDDDRIALDANYQPPNVYGFGHNPYYRNVTDVLLNNGTPSTDGRDGRKSVEIIQAIYRSAKTGKRVSLPL; encoded by the coding sequence ATGAAAAAAGTCAGGTTTGGACTGATCGGATGCGGACGCATTTCAAAGAATCATTTTGACGCGGTTTCGCAAATCCCGGAAGCAGAATTCGTCGCAGTGGCAGATATTATCGAAGAAAAAGCCAAGAGCGCAGCGGAGCAATATTCCATACCATCATTCTATACCGATTACCATGAAATGCTCGCCAAGGAAAAGCTCGATGCAGTCTCGATCTGCACTCCGAGCGGCATGCACCCGCAAATGGGCATTGATGTGGCAAACCGCAAAATCAACGTCATCACCGAAAAACCGATGGCGATCAATATCGAAGGTGCGGACAAGATCATCCAAGCTTGCGACGCAAATAAAGTGCAGCTCTTCGTCGTAAAGCAAAACCGCCTCAACAGTACGCTGCAATTGCTCAAACGCGCAGTCGAAAAAGACCGTTTCGGCAGGATCTATCTGGCACAGTCAAACGTCTTCTGGCAACGCCCGCAAGCCTATTACGATCAGGAAAAGTGGCGTGGTACCTGGGAATTTGACGGCGGCGCTTTCATGAATCAGGCAAGCCATTATGTGGATGCCATTTACTGGCTTTTAGGCAACGTTGATTCGGTGATGGCATATACTGCCACGATGGCGCGGAGGATCGAAGCCGAAGATACCGGTTGCGCGATTTTGCATTTCCGCAGCGGGATCGTCGCTACTCTCAATGTCACCATGCTCACCTATCCCAAGAACTTTGAAGGTTCGATCACGATCATCGGAGAGAAGGGAACGGTCAAGGTCGGTGGCATGGCGGTCAACAAAATCGAGAAATGGGAATTTGAGGAATATGACGATGATGACCGGATCGCTCTTGACGCAAACTATCAACCGCCAAACGTTTATGGCTTTGGACACAACCCCTATTACCGCAACGTGACGGACGTGCTGCTAAACAATGGAACTCCTTCCACAGATGGACGCGACGGCAGGAAATCTGTGGAGATCATTCAGGCGATCTATCGCTCTGCCAAAACCGGAAAGAGGGTGTCTCTGCCTTTATAG
- a CDS encoding glycosyltransferase family 4 protein, whose translation MKKLLIITDMYPHERNPIAGIFVRQQVVELSKLYDTMVLATHFPAKPSCRKTSEDNHALWYVHYPMSKRFFPITVYHYRKYVISRLKDILKNWQPEIIHVHDCRHIPELFALAPVLKNYTGKKFLSIHNIKTLPERAEHPILSLFYNATLKAAFQNWDHVFFVNQKLRQRIEHIVPLIRSSNLGNAISPFKPIPNPYTDELISWLKADHYKIISAGNLVKTKGFDLLIQAVKTLNADGEKLQLVIVGEGEERERLTHLCISLQMQDLIRIDGARENALLRSSYPLFDAFVLPSYSESFGIVYLEALYAGIPVVGVKGQGIHGIFQNSVHALFCEPNDVSDLIQKIKQMMRNPQLMKSMTDLGKQLVCKEYMMEHLIRRITNIYEIS comes from the coding sequence ATGAAGAAACTGCTGATCATCACAGACATGTATCCACACGAGCGCAACCCGATTGCCGGTATCTTTGTGCGCCAACAGGTTGTGGAGCTCAGCAAGCTCTATGACACAATGGTCTTGGCTACCCATTTTCCTGCCAAGCCCTCGTGCCGGAAAACCAGCGAGGATAACCACGCGCTTTGGTATGTTCACTATCCAATGAGCAAACGCTTCTTTCCTATAACTGTCTATCACTATAGAAAATACGTCATATCACGTCTGAAAGACATCCTCAAAAATTGGCAGCCGGAGATCATCCATGTGCACGATTGCAGACACATCCCTGAACTTTTTGCCCTTGCACCTGTGCTTAAAAACTATACGGGCAAGAAGTTCCTCAGCATTCACAACATCAAAACCCTGCCCGAAAGAGCGGAACATCCCATTTTGAGCTTGTTTTATAACGCCACCTTGAAAGCAGCCTTTCAAAACTGGGATCACGTCTTTTTCGTAAATCAAAAACTACGCCAACGAATAGAACATATTGTCCCTTTGATCAGAAGCAGCAATCTGGGAAACGCCATCAGTCCCTTTAAACCGATTCCCAATCCCTATACGGATGAGCTGATATCATGGCTCAAAGCCGATCACTACAAAATCATCAGCGCTGGCAACCTCGTCAAAACCAAAGGCTTTGACCTGCTCATCCAAGCAGTGAAAACGCTGAATGCCGATGGTGAAAAGCTCCAGCTCGTCATCGTGGGCGAAGGCGAAGAACGCGAACGCCTCACACATCTATGCATTAGCTTGCAAATGCAGGACTTGATTCGTATCGATGGCGCGCGTGAGAATGCTTTGTTGCGTTCATCCTATCCGCTTTTCGACGCTTTCGTTTTGCCGAGCTATAGTGAAAGCTTCGGCATCGTCTATCTGGAGGCGCTTTATGCCGGCATCCCAGTCGTCGGAGTGAAGGGGCAGGGTATTCACGGCATTTTCCAAAACAGCGTACACGCCCTTTTCTGTGAACCGAATGACGTGTCCGACCTCATCCAAAAAATCAAACAAATGATGCGCAATCCCCAGCTTATGAAAAGCATGACAGATCTGGGCAAACAGCTTGTGTGCAAAGAATATATGATGGAGCATCTGATCCGAAGGATCACGAATATCTATGAAATCAGCTAA